Genomic window (Bosea vaviloviae):
CGGCATATAGGCGAGATCACGGCATGTTGCGATGCTGCGGGCATGCGCGCCGCGCGTAACCGGGAAAGCATCTGCGCCTGACGGGCTCTGTCAGCAGCCCGACATGGCAATGGCCGGAGCGAGGCCCGGCCATTGCAATCTTACATGAAACGGCCTGCGCCTCAGCGCATGAAGAACCAGAGCAGGATGATCAGCGGAATCGGCACCCCAAGGAGCCACAAAGCAATCGAACGCATTGAAAAACCTCATTCGAACAGACCATGCTGGGGCAACGCCCCCATGGCGCGAAAGGTTCCTCAATCCCCGGAAAGCCCCCCGGAAGGGCCGGCTATTTGAAGCTGATGCCCTCGATCAGCTTGGTCATGGCGGCGTCATGGGTCTTGTCGCCTTCCGGCGAGGCCCAATAGGTCATCAGGATGATCTTGCCGCTCGCCGCATTCGGATTGATCGCGACATAGCGGATGATCGAGGGGCCGTCCTTATTGGTTGCGGCAAGTTCGGTGAAGGACCAGGCCCGGCCGTTGACCTCGGACTTCTTGGTCTCGGACGCGCCGGTGACCGTGACGCCTTCCTTCTGGAAATAGCGGTCATGCTCCTTTTGAACGCTGTCCATCTCGCCGGGCGCGATCAGCTCGAACCAGAGATAGACCTCCTCGTCGGGCGTCTTGATCTCGAGCCCGCGCGCGATCGTCTTGCCCGACCATTCCTCAGGGATCGTCACGGTCGCGACGGGGTCAGCCGCAGTGAGGGTGAGCGGACCCGCCAGGGCCGGCATGGCAGCCATCACAGCGGCAACGGTGAAAGCCCGGATCATGTTTGACAGCATCGATATCTCCCCAGCACCTTAGGCGGTTGTTCCTGCTTGCCGGCGAGTCTCGGCAGGCAAAAACGGCAAGCCGTTCAGGCTTGGCCACGGCACGTTGCCCTTGGGGCAGGAGGCTGGCAATCGGGTTCGCGCAATTTCAGGCGAACGCCGTGACGCTGGGATGCCAGATCGGTTGATAGCCGTTCATGAGCGCACTCAGCGTCGCCGGCGGCGTCAAGACGGCGACAGCGCCAGTTGGACGAGGCTGCCGCGCGATATAGCCCGATGGCGACCAGAGCAATCCGGCATCGCCCCTGAGAGCCAGAAATCCCGCTTCGCTCGCTAGCATTGCGCCATCGGGCAATGCGTCTGCCTCCAGCTGGTGCAGGCGCTTCGCACGGCCGACGCGCCGCTCCGCATCGAGCCTGCGGTCGATAGCCGGAAAGAGCGGCGTCTCGCTCAAGCCGAGCCCGCTCACCAATGCCGCGCGATAGCGCAGCGCATCGGCGCGACGGCATTCCATGCAGGGTCGGTGGCCGGCGGCGAGCGCGGTCACCTCGTCGCAGAAGAACAGCTCGGTATAGCCCTGCCCCCAGACCTTCCGGCTGCGGCCCTTGAAGGACAGCACGCAGCAGAGCCATTGCCGGTTCGCATAAAGCCGCGTCGGCACGGCATGCGACCGCGGATCATGGAAGCGCCCGCCGCGATTGCCATAGAACAGGCCGCGTGCCGGATCGGCAAAGAGGCTGCCATCGGGGCTGACGCGATTGGGGAGAGGCATGCTGCGCACCATGCTCGGGTTCGGTGCAAGCTTAGGCGCCTCGATGTCAGATCGCGACAGCAGCGTATCGGCAAACGAACTCAGTCGCGCAGGCCGGCGACCGCCGGAGCGCGATAGGACATCAGCGCCGGCACCAGCGTGATCGCGCTGCCGACAAGAAGCAGCGCCGCCACGAAGGCGATCTCCTGGCTCTCGATCGCGAAGACGAGCCGCAGTCCGGTCTGCCCGGCGATGACGCCCGACAGCGCTGTCGTCAGCACCGCGCCGGCCAGCAGGCCCGCGACACAGCCCGCACCGATCAGCCCGGCCATGCCCAGCCAGACGACCAGCAGCACATAGCCGCGCGGCGCGCCCAGCGCCCGCAGGATCGCATAGCGCCGCCGCCGCAGGCCCGCGACCGCGATCAATAGCAACAGGACCGCCGCCAGGATCAGGAGCGCATTGAGGAAGGAGGCGGCGACCAGGACCTTGCGGACATCGCCGAGCGCGCGGTAGAGCGTGACCAGCACCTCGGCGGGAAAGAACGCCATCGTGCCGCCCTGGCGATATTGCGCCCGCAAGGCATAGGCGCCGGCGACGCTGCGCGGCTTGACGACAAGGGCCGGCACGCCGGGGATACGCGGCCCGTCGAAGGGCGGCCCGATCCTCCCGTCATCCACGGCGTGGCCATTGGCGAGGCCATGGATCTCCCAGACGCTCTCGACCGGCACCAGGATCGCCCGGTCCCAGGGCGAGCCGAGGCGCGGCAAGCGCCCGACCGCGACATAATCGTGACCGGCATGGCGATGCCCGGCCTCGTCCTCATGCGCCACGCCCGGACGCACGGTTGCGCCGAAGACGCCATGCGACGGCGTGATACGGTCGCCGAGGCCATAGCTGACATCGGCCCCCAGCACCGCCTCGCCCTCCCTCGCGAAGAGCCGCCCCTGCGCGGGCGTGAGCCGCCCCCAGCGGCCGGCAAAGGCCGCCGTGGTGCCCACGATCACATAGCCCTTGCTGACATCGCCGAAGGCGATCGGCGCGACGCCGGCGACGCGCTCATCCTGCGCCAGCGTATTGAGCAAGCGTCCGTCCATCAGCGGCACCGCATCCGGCTGGAGATAGACCGCCGACATCAGCAATTGCGTCTGGCTGCCCGGCGCGCCGATCAGCAGGTCGAAATCCTCGGCCGCGGCAGCCGAACTGCGTCGCAAAGCCCGCTCCTGCGCCCCGATCGCCACCCCAACGGCGACCGCGAGCGCCACCAGCACGATGATCGCCAGCGGCGTCCAGCGCAGGGCCCGGATATCGGCCCAGACCATCGGGAACGGGTTCATGCCGCGCTCTCGACCGGCACGACGGGCACTGCGGCAAGCTCGACGCGCCGGTCCATCCGCGCCAGCAGCGCCGTATCATGCGAGGCGCAGATCAGGGTGGCGCCGGTCTCGGTCGCAACCTCGACCAGGAGCGCTCCGACCTCGGCCGCATGGGCGGCGTCGAGGCTGGCTGTCGGCTCGTCAGCGAGGATCAGCGCCGGCTGGAGCAGCACCGCGCGCGCGATCGCCACGCGCTGCTGCTCGCCGCGCGACAGGACGCCGGCCTTGCGCCTGAGATCGGTCAGCCCCATCCGGGCCGCGAGCATCGCCGCCCGCTCATGTTCGGCCGGCCCGATCCGCCAATGCGAGAAGGTCAGTGGCAAGGTGATGTTCGCCGCGACGTCGAGCTCGGGGATCAGGTGGAAATCCTGGAAGACGAAGCCCAGCGTCGCCTGGCGCCAACGGTCGCGGGCGCCGATCGATAGGTCCGAGACGACCATGTCGCCCCAGCTGACCGAACCGGCATCGGGCCGGATCAGCCCGGCGACGAGATGCAGGAGCGAGGTCTTGCCCGAGCCCGAGGCGCCGCGCAGACCCACCCGTGCGCCGGCTGGAATCGCCAGGCCGGCAAGATCGAGCACTCGGAAGGGTCGGCCATCGCCGCCGCGATGGTCGAGCCTGATCCCGGTCAACTGCAGCGCCCGCGCCGCAGTTGCGGGCCGCCGGTCAAGCGACGTGAAAGCTGGCATCGACGAGTCTGATCTGGCTGACGAAGCCGGTCTCGGCATCGATCGCGGAACCGATTTCGAGACGGCCGGAGACCGCGACCTTCTGCCCGGCGCTGACCATCGGCGTCACCGCTTTCATGAAGACCACGACGATATCGACCGGCCAGTCGGCATCGGACTGGCAGAACGGGCAGATCGCCAGGGGTTCGCGCGTCAGCACGAAGAAATGGCTTTCGGGCTTCAGCGGCGGCGCCATATAGCCGAGCATGCGCACCTCCTGCCCGCGCAGGCTCGTGGCCCGATCCGAGAATTGGAAGCCGAGCACGCCGAAGGATTTGTAGAGCCCGTCGAAGCTGATCGCCGCCGCCTCGTCTGCGAAGGCGGCTTCGCAAAACGCGAGCGTCGCGAGCCCCTGAAAGAGCCCGCGACGGGATAGTCTTGCGAGGAGGATCGGTTGCTGCACGGACCATTCGCCTCGGATCAGGACAGACTCACTCGCCGCCCAGCGCCAGCGCTTCCGCCATCACGCGGAAGACATAGGTGTTGGGCTTGTGGCCGCGGAATTTCTCGGCGCCCGGGCCCATGGCGGTCAAGATGCCGTCATCGCCCGAATGCACACCCGAATTCGCGTCGAAGGGCAGGTTGCCGGCCTTGCGCGTCGCCAGCGGTCCGGTGCAATCGGCCTCGTTGGCGACATTGGTCTTGCCGTCGGCGCTCTTCAGCGCCGGAACGCGCTCGCCATCCATGAAGGGGCGACCGGTATCGCAGGTGTCGGGATAGGTGCCGAAGACCACGGCGAGACGGCGCGAGGTGTTGACGTTGGTCGGATAGCCATCGGCGTCGAGCGGGCCATAATTCGGCGCCTTGGAGTCGGCATAGGTGCCGAGCTTGTCGCGCAGGAGCTGGCCCGGGCGCTCGTCGTCATAGGTGCCGACGAGCGAGACCGCATGGGTATGATCCGGCACGACGATGATCAGCGTATCGTTGCGCTCACCGGCAAAGTCCTTGGCGATCTTGACGGCATTGTCGAGCATGATCGTGTCGAACACGGCCCGCTCCCAATCCAGCGAGTGGCTGTATTTGTCGATGCGGCCGGACTCGACCATCAGGAAGAAGCCGTCCTCATTGCTCTTCAGCATGTCGATCGCGGCCCTGGTCTGCTCGGCGACGTCGGGCTGGTCGGGGAACTTGGCGACGCTGCCCTTCTTGGCGAGGCGCAGATCGAAGGCGCCGTCGACATTGCTGGTGTTGTAGAGGCCGAGCAGCTTCTTGGTGCCGGACGCGGCAGCCGCATTCATCTCGGTCTTGGTCGTGGCGATCGTGTAGCCGGCCGCCTTGAACTGGGCGATGAAGTCGAGATCGTCGGTGCGCTTGGAGCCCGGTGTCGTCTTGGGCAGGAAGTTCGGCGATCCGCCGCCCATGATCACGTCGGGCTTCACGTCATAGAACATCTTGACGATGTCGTTGTAATCCGAGCGCCGGCGGGTATGGGCGACCATGGCGGCGGGCGTCGCATCCTCGATCTCGGCATTGGTGACGACGCCGATCGTCATCTTGCTGCGGCGCTTGATCACTTCCGAGATGGTCTCGACCTTGGGATGGTCCAGCGTCAGCGCGTTCTTGGCGCAGTAGACGCCGAGCGCGTTGACGCAGGATTTGTGGCCCGTGGTGTAGGCATGGGCGCTGTTGGCGCTGTCGGTGACGATGGAATCGCTGCCCGAGGTCGAGATCAGCGCCATGTTCGGCATGTCGTCGATGGCGAGCTCGCCATTGAAGCGGCCCTCTTCCCAGCCCTTGGACATGATCCGCGCTGCAGTGCGATGCGCCACCGACATGCCATCGCCGATGAACAGGATGACGTTCTTGGCCCGGCGCGGCTGGGCCGTCGCGAAGACCTCCCATTTCACCGTCGCCTTGTTTGCACCTTGCGTCGCCTCGACGACGTAGTTGCCGGCCGGCAGCGTCGCGCCACGCAGCCACAGCGCCGAATGCTTCTGGCCTTCCTCGTTCTGGGTGAAGGCGGTCGGCTTGCCGAAGATATCGGCGGCGGGCTTGCCGTTGATCGTGACCTTCACATCGGCCGAGGTCGGCGCGTTGGGGAACTCGACCTTGAAATCGAAGCGCGAGCCCTCGAGGATCTCAGCCCGGTTGATCGGGTAGATCGTCTGAGACAGCGCGGGAGTGGCCCCGGCAAGCCCTGTCGCCAGGATCGTCATCAGCCATTTTTGCGCGCGCATGCTCGTCTCCGCTCGAACCCGTTCGATATCCGCCGGCGACCGTTAGGAAGCTCATGTGACAATACGATTACTACATGCGCTTTCATGACGTTAGAAATGTTATACTATAACAATATTCACGCGCTCCCGAACACCCGCTCCATCTCCTGCACGACGCCATGAACCGGCGGGCTACGCTTCCTTGAAGCCGTAATCGGGAATGCCCTGCTCGTTGCCGTAATATTTATACGGCAGGAACTTGCCCGACATTGCGATCTTGACGCGGTCGCCCTTCGGGTTCGGCTCGCGCTCGAATTCGATGTTGAAGTCGATCGCCGACATGATGCCGTCGCCGAACTCCTCCTCGATCAACGCCTTCCAGGCCGGACCATTGACCATCACCATCTCGTAGAAGCGGTAGATCAGCGGGTCGGTCGGCGGCATCGGCGTGCCGGTGCCGCGATACGGCACCTCGTTGAGCATCCGCTTCTCGTTCTCGGTGAGGCCGAACAGGGTCGCAGCCTTCTCCGCCAAAGGCTTGACCAGCTTCATCTGGCCCAGGAGCGCGCCGACGATCAGCATCTCCGACATGCCGCCGATTTCCCCGGTGATGTATTTCCAGCTCCAGCCCTTCTCGCGCTTGATGTCGAGGATCTTCTCGGTGAGCTCTTCGCGCTTCATGGTCTTGCGTCCTCCTTGGAGATGTCGTCGTCGAAATGTCGGTCGCACCAGCCTCAGGCGGCCTTTGGTCATGCGGCGAGCGGCGTCGTATGGGTCGGCGAACCCAGGCCTGGGTAGCAAGCCGCGGGCCAAGAGCCTGCGCTCGCTCCAATACCGGCTACGACGCGACGTGAAGTCATTCCGACTTTATGAGATCCCGGCAGGATCATCTTAACGTTACGCGGAAGTAAGGACTGCAACGTAAGGTATTTGAAGTAATTTCCGCGTCATCCAGGGGTCCACCGACCACGCGGAAAACCTGATCGCCCGATGAACTCCTATATCCCCCTGATCCTGTTCACGGTGCTGACCAACGCCGCCGCCCAGCTCATGCTCAAGCGTGGCATGACCGGCCTGGGCCAGCTCGACCCCGGCCATGACGGGCTGATCGCCACGGTCCTGCGCGTCGTCTTCAACCCTTTCGTCTTCTTCGGCCTGTGCACCTTCGTGGTCAGCATGGCCTCGCATCTCGTCGTGCTGTCGAAGGTTCAGATCAGCTACGCCTATCCGTTCCTGAGCCTCGCCTATGTCGTGGTCGCGGTTTACGCCTATTTCTTCTTCCAGGAGGATCTGAGCCCTGCCCGCATTGCCGGCATCGGACTGATCATGCTGGGCACCATCTTCATCGCACAGAGCTGAGGGACCGACATGGATCTGATCGCACGCCTCTTCCTTCGTCTCGGCATGCTGCTGGAACCGAAGCCCGTGCTCCGACCGATCCCGGTGCCGGTCCGCACCCCGCCGCGCCTGCCGCGCCAACCTTAGAGCAATGTCCGATCCAGCTGATCGTCCAACTTCTCTAAGTTATTGTTTTAACGCATTTTCTTTACGCGAACCGATATCCACTTCGCTCAAAAATGCTCTAGTCCGGAAGACCTGAACCCATGAAACATATCATCATCGGCGGAGACGGCTTCGTCGGCTCGCACCTGGCAGCGGATCTCGCGGCCATGGGCGAGGAGGTGCTGGTCGCCGACATCGTCAAGAGCGGCCATGCGCATTACGCCAAGGTGCCGTTCCAGCACATCGACGTGACCAGCGCCGAGAGCGTGAACGCCATCCCGCTCGCCAAAGACGACCTCGTCTACAACCTCTCGGCCAAGATGCTTTCGCCCATCGTGACCCGCAAGGAGCGCCACGATTTCTTCTGGCCGGTGAACTATCACGGCACCGCCAATATCCTGGCCTGGATGGAGAAGAACGGCGCCAACAAGCTCGTCCACTTCACCACGGACATGATCTACGGCCATTCCGTCACCGTGCCGCAGGACGAGACCCATCCCGCCAAGCCGCTCGGCGAATATGGCGAGAGCAAGCTCGCCACCGAGACGCTGGCGCAGGGTTATCGCGAAAAAGGCTTCCAGATCCCGATCTTCCGGCCGCGCCTGATCATCGGGCCGGGCCGGCTCGGCATCCTGGTCAAGCTGTTCACGCTGATCGACATGAACCTGCCGGTGCCGATGATCGGCTCGGGTAAAAACCCCTATCAGTTCATCTCGGTGTTCGACTGCGCCAGCGCCTGCATAGCGGCCTGGAAGGCCGGCTTCCCCAACAGCGCCTATAATCTCGGCTCGGACGATCCGCCCCCGGTGAAGAAGCTGCTCGGCGACCTGATCACGCATGCCGGCTCGAAATCGATCCTGCTGCCGACGCCGGCGCCGCTGGTCAAGCTGACGCTGAACACGCTCGACTGGATCAACCTGCCGATCATGGACCCGGAGCAGTACATGATCGCCGACGAGATCTGCATTCTCGACACCTCCAAGGCCAAGCGCGAGCTCGGCTGGATGCCCAAGCACCGCGACGAGGATATGCTGCTCGCCGCCTACACCGAATACCGCAAGAGCAAAGACATCCGGAATCAGGCGCAGAGGAGCCTCGCAGCATGAGCATGCCCGCTTTCAAGACCGACGCTGCGCCTGCTCGCCCGAAGCTCTACAGCGTCGAGGAAGCCAAGCAGCTCGACGCCACGACCGTGCGCGAGCTCTTCACCGCCCATGTCAATCCGGGTCAGGTGCATTTCCTGAAACTGCTTGGCTTCGACAAGATCATCGTCGATCGCGCCCAGGGCATGCATTACATCACCCGCGACGGCCGCAAGATCCTCGATTTCTTCGGCGGCTTCTGCTCGGTCGCCTTCGGCCACAACCATCCGCGCATCGTCGCGGCGCGGCAGAAATTCCAGGACGAGAACCGCCATGAGATCTGCATGGCCTTCATGTCGCAATACGCCTCGGCACTCGCCGCCAACCTCGCCACGATCGCGCCCGGCGACCTCGACATGGTCTTCCTCGGCTCCACCGGCTCGGAGGCGATGGAGGCCGCGCTGAAGGTCGCCGAACAGGCGCAGGGACCGGCGCGCTCGAAAATCCTGCACGCGGCGAACTCCTTCCACGGCAAGACCAAGGGCGTGCTCTCGGTCACGGATTCCACGCTCTACCAGTCGCAGTTCAAGCTGGTCGAGAACCGGGTCAAGGTGCCCTTCGGCGACATCGAAGCCGTGCGCCAGGCACTGGAAAGCGATCCCGCGATCGGCATCGTCGTGATGGAGACGATCCAGGGCGGCGGCGGCATCGTCGAGGCGCCGGAGGGTTTCTGGCGCGAATTACGCGCGCTCTGCGACAAGCACGGCGTGCTCTGGGTCGCCGACGAGGTCCAGTGCGGTCTCGGCCGCACCGGCCAGTTCTTCGCCTTCGAGCGCGACGGCGTCGTGCCGGACGTGACCGCACTCGCCAAGGCGCTTGGCGGCTCCAAGGCGGCGATGGGCGCGATGATCGCCCGCCGCGAGATCTACATGAAGGCCTATGGCAAGCCCAAGACCGCGCTGATCCATGCCCAGGCGACGTTCGGTGGCATGGGCGAGGCCTGCATCTCGGCGATCGAGGCGCTGAACGTGCTCTATGAGGAAGACCTCATGGGCAACGCCCAGCGTCAGGGCGACTATCTCATCGAGAAGCTCAACGGCCTGCGCGCGAAACATCCGAGCCTGCTCAAGGAGATCCGCGGGCGCGGCCTGATGATCGGCATCGAGTTCAACGACATCAGCGAGACCATGCCGTTTGGCCTCAAGCACATGGTCGCATTGCTCGACGACAAGCTGAAAGGCTCGCTCTGCGGCTTCATCGGCGCGCTGCTGCTGAAGGACTACGACATGCTCGTCGCCTTCACCGAATACAATCGCAACGTCATCCGCCTGGAGCCGCCGCTGATCGTCACCCGCGAGCAATGCGACGAATTCATCGCGGCGCTCGACGATCTGCTCTCGCGCGGCATCACCAAGATCGTCACCGACTATCTGCGCAAGGTCGCGGTGGCGAAGGGCTGAGGCCAGCCGTCACGCAATGTCTGAAAGGGCCGGTTCGCCGGCCCTTTTCTTTTCGCGGGGAAACCGCTGACATGCGCTGACGGAAGCTCGAGGCAAAGCTTGCCGAAACCAAGGATTACCGAAACCAAGGATCCCCGAAACGAGGAGCGCTTCATGCTCGGCCATCTCTCCTTCGGCGTCCGCGATCTCAACGCCGCCATCACCTTCTATGATGCGGCGCTTGGCCCGCTCGGGCTGATCCGCGTCTGGACCGCTCCGGATGCCGCCGGCTATGGGCCGCCGGGCGGCGGCGACCTGCTGGCACTGAAACTGCGGCCGCAAACCTCCCCGCCGGGGCCGGGTTTCCACCTCGCCTTCAATGCGCCGACGCGCGCCGCGGTCGATGCCTTCCACGCTGCGGCGCTTTTGGCCGGCGGGCGCGACAATGGCGCGCCCGACCTGCGCCTGCATTACGGGCCGAGCTACTACGCCGCCTTCGTCATCGCTCCCGAGGGCTGGAATCTCGAGGCCGTCTGTCAGGCGACGAGTTGAAGCCGGGATCATGCCCTTCCAAACGCCATCCGGCCCCTCGGGGGAACCGAGGGGCCGGATCGATACGGGCCATGCCTGCCGCTCAGTAGCGCGAGCAGACCTTGCGGTAGCCGACGACCTCGCCGAAGCGGTTGACGCGCTCGACCATCTCGCAGCGACGCACCGGAGCATCCTCCTCATAGACGGGCTCGGCATAGGCGCGGTTGGCGGAGGCCGCGAGCAGGCCGCCGACGGCAAGCGCTCCGACGATGCCGGCGCCGACGCCCCAGCCATGGCCGCGATGGCGCGGATAGGCCTCGGCGCTGCCCGCGCCGGCGAGAATGGCGGTGGAGAGGGTGAGGGCGGCCAGAGCGGCGGTCGCGGTCTTCTTGAAGCTGGTCATGATGGCATCTCCCGAGGTCCAGTCGGGGGCGAACCATTCGCCCTCCATGAGCATTGGTCGCGGCGGGGCGTTGAGAGGTTCAAAGGGAGACGATTATTTTTCTGAAGCTCAATCCGCCCTGACAAACTCGCCGTCATCCCGGACAAGTCGCGCTCGGGTCCGGGATGACGGCGCAGATGTGAGAGCCGGCCCCCTCAAGGCCGCATCAGCCTCAACCCGCCGTCACCCGTCGCCAGAAGCTCGACGAGAACCCCGGATCGATATGGCGCGCAAAATCCCGCCAGTCCGGGAAGGAGGCCTCGAATGTCGCCGGCGACATGCGCGCATCCTTGTAGGGATTCACGCGCCCACCGGCTTCGATCGTGATCCGGTCGAGCTCAGCCAGCAGCGCCTCCGTGCGCGCCCCGCGATTGGGAAAGTCGAGCGTCAAGGTCGCCCCTGCGATCGGGAACGACATCAGGCCGGGCGACGGCAGATCGCCGAAGAGCTTGAGCACGGTCAGGAACGAAGCCTCACCCGCCGCCAGCGTGCGCCTCAGCATCGCCTCCACCGCCTTGCGGGCATGGGCCATCGGCACCGCGCATTGGAACTGGCGCAGGCCCTTGGGTCCATAGGCGCGGTTCCAGTTGGCGACGCGGTCGAGCGGATAGAAGAATGGCCGATAGGGAATGCGCCGCGGCTCGGGCGACGAGGGTTGCACCGCCCGGTAGAGCGCATTGAAGGCGCGCAAGGTCAGCCCGTTGATCAGTGGGATCGGCGGCCTGATCGGAAACGGCAGCGGCCGCTTCGAGCGCGCGAGCGGCGCATCGCCCCCCGTGGCATGATTGGCCCGGAAGAAGACGCCGCGACCGAGCTGCGCGCCGCTCGCCAGCGAGTCGATCCAGGCGACGGTGTAGTTATGGCTCGCATCGGATTCAGCCGCGATCGCGAAGAAGCGGTCGAGCCCATCGAAATGCAGCACCTCCTGCTGCATTTCGACGGAGGTGACCGGCATCAATTGCAGCGTCACCTGCGTGATCAGGCCGGTCAAACCAA
Coding sequences:
- a CDS encoding ABC transporter ATP-binding protein, translated to MPAFTSLDRRPATAARALQLTGIRLDHRGGDGRPFRVLDLAGLAIPAGARVGLRGASGSGKTSLLHLVAGLIRPDAGSVSWGDMVVSDLSIGARDRWRQATLGFVFQDFHLIPELDVAANITLPLTFSHWRIGPAEHERAAMLAARMGLTDLRRKAGVLSRGEQQRVAIARAVLLQPALILADEPTASLDAAHAAEVGALLVEVATETGATLICASHDTALLARMDRRVELAAVPVVPVESAA
- a CDS encoding VOC family protein — encoded protein: MLGHLSFGVRDLNAAITFYDAALGPLGLIRVWTAPDAAGYGPPGGGDLLALKLRPQTSPPGPGFHLAFNAPTRAAVDAFHAAALLAGGRDNGAPDLRLHYGPSYYAAFVIAPEGWNLEAVCQATS
- a CDS encoding aspartate aminotransferase family protein codes for the protein MSMPAFKTDAAPARPKLYSVEEAKQLDATTVRELFTAHVNPGQVHFLKLLGFDKIIVDRAQGMHYITRDGRKILDFFGGFCSVAFGHNHPRIVAARQKFQDENRHEICMAFMSQYASALAANLATIAPGDLDMVFLGSTGSEAMEAALKVAEQAQGPARSKILHAANSFHGKTKGVLSVTDSTLYQSQFKLVENRVKVPFGDIEAVRQALESDPAIGIVVMETIQGGGGIVEAPEGFWRELRALCDKHGVLWVADEVQCGLGRTGQFFAFERDGVVPDVTALAKALGGSKAAMGAMIARREIYMKAYGKPKTALIHAQATFGGMGEACISAIEALNVLYEEDLMGNAQRQGDYLIEKLNGLRAKHPSLLKEIRGRGLMIGIEFNDISETMPFGLKHMVALLDDKLKGSLCGFIGALLLKDYDMLVAFTEYNRNVIRLEPPLIVTREQCDEFIAALDDLLSRGITKIVTDYLRKVAVAKG
- a CDS encoding alkaline phosphatase, with the protein product MRAQKWLMTILATGLAGATPALSQTIYPINRAEILEGSRFDFKVEFPNAPTSADVKVTINGKPAADIFGKPTAFTQNEEGQKHSALWLRGATLPAGNYVVEATQGANKATVKWEVFATAQPRRAKNVILFIGDGMSVAHRTAARIMSKGWEEGRFNGELAIDDMPNMALISTSGSDSIVTDSANSAHAYTTGHKSCVNALGVYCAKNALTLDHPKVETISEVIKRRSKMTIGVVTNAEIEDATPAAMVAHTRRRSDYNDIVKMFYDVKPDVIMGGGSPNFLPKTTPGSKRTDDLDFIAQFKAAGYTIATTKTEMNAAAASGTKKLLGLYNTSNVDGAFDLRLAKKGSVAKFPDQPDVAEQTRAAIDMLKSNEDGFFLMVESGRIDKYSHSLDWERAVFDTIMLDNAVKIAKDFAGERNDTLIIVVPDHTHAVSLVGTYDDERPGQLLRDKLGTYADSKAPNYGPLDADGYPTNVNTSRRLAVVFGTYPDTCDTGRPFMDGERVPALKSADGKTNVANEADCTGPLATRKAGNLPFDANSGVHSGDDGILTAMGPGAEKFRGHKPNTYVFRVMAEALALGGE
- a CDS encoding FAD-binding oxidoreductase — protein: MSEILPECRSWGGLVARNTEIVAAEPWIAAPSQHRTPALAYGNGRSYGDSCLNDGGALILGRSLDRILAFDRVSGLLTCEAGVLLDDVLKLTVQAGWFPPVTPGTAFVTIAGALANDVHGKNHHRAGTFGRHVRAFELIRSDGSRLTCAPDLNGELFAATIGGFGLTGLITQVTLQLMPVTSVEMQQEVLHFDGLDRFFAIAAESDASHNYTVAWIDSLASGAQLGRGVFFRANHATGGDAPLARSKRPLPFPIRPPIPLINGLTLRAFNALYRAVQPSSPEPRRIPYRPFFYPLDRVANWNRAYGPKGLRQFQCAVPMAHARKAVEAMLRRTLAAGEASFLTVLKLFGDLPSPGLMSFPIAGATLTLDFPNRGARTEALLAELDRITIEAGGRVNPYKDARMSPATFEASFPDWRDFARHIDPGFSSSFWRRVTAG
- a CDS encoding FtsX-like permease family protein, which produces MNPFPMVWADIRALRWTPLAIIVLVALAVAVGVAIGAQERALRRSSAAAAEDFDLLIGAPGSQTQLLMSAVYLQPDAVPLMDGRLLNTLAQDERVAGVAPIAFGDVSKGYVIVGTTAAFAGRWGRLTPAQGRLFAREGEAVLGADVSYGLGDRITPSHGVFGATVRPGVAHEDEAGHRHAGHDYVAVGRLPRLGSPWDRAILVPVESVWEIHGLANGHAVDDGRIGPPFDGPRIPGVPALVVKPRSVAGAYALRAQYRQGGTMAFFPAEVLVTLYRALGDVRKVLVAASFLNALLILAAVLLLLIAVAGLRRRRYAILRALGAPRGYVLLVVWLGMAGLIGAGCVAGLLAGAVLTTALSGVIAGQTGLRLVFAIESQEIAFVAALLLVGSAITLVPALMSYRAPAVAGLRD
- a CDS encoding NAD-dependent epimerase/dehydratase family protein, producing the protein MKHIIIGGDGFVGSHLAADLAAMGEEVLVADIVKSGHAHYAKVPFQHIDVTSAESVNAIPLAKDDLVYNLSAKMLSPIVTRKERHDFFWPVNYHGTANILAWMEKNGANKLVHFTTDMIYGHSVTVPQDETHPAKPLGEYGESKLATETLAQGYREKGFQIPIFRPRLIIGPGRLGILVKLFTLIDMNLPVPMIGSGKNPYQFISVFDCASACIAAWKAGFPNSAYNLGSDDPPPVKKLLGDLITHAGSKSILLPTPAPLVKLTLNTLDWINLPIMDPEQYMIADEICILDTSKAKRELGWMPKHRDEDMLLAAYTEYRKSKDIRNQAQRSLAA
- the cynS gene encoding cyanase, with translation MKREELTEKILDIKREKGWSWKYITGEIGGMSEMLIVGALLGQMKLVKPLAEKAATLFGLTENEKRMLNEVPYRGTGTPMPPTDPLIYRFYEMVMVNGPAWKALIEEEFGDGIMSAIDFNIEFEREPNPKGDRVKIAMSGKFLPYKYYGNEQGIPDYGFKEA